ATGCTTATCATGATGAAGATGCATGGTTTCAGTATCAATATAAGGCTCTAAAGCATCATAAGCATAAGGTAGAGGGGGTAATGTATAAGCCATGTAATTGCTCCTTTCATTTATTGAGTTTTTTTACTTCTTTATATTAAAAGTATACGAACTATTACTAGCGTCCACAAACTATTATTTAGATAGTTAATTACTATCTAAATAAGGTAATTGCTGTATGATTTTTACGTTTAGTTTTGCTGAGTTAAATAAGGTGTATACATCATAATTGCATGATTTTCACTAATAAGGTTTTCCTCTATATGATTATCAAGTAAATGTATTTTACGTTGCCATATCTTATTGTGTCTCGTGTACCCACCCCACCATTGTTGCTCAATGACGTGATCAGTTTCGAATATTTCATAGTGATAAGATAGCGGTGTATTGGCAAGCAGTTCACCATGTAAATATTTATCATCTAACCAAAGATTAAGTCGGTATGTTGTATTTGTTTTATTGAGTAATTGTAAATCTACATAGTTATAAGATAATGTTGCACCACAAGCAAATGGAATAGTACGATTAACATCAGGAAAAACATCAAAACTATGTCGCCATCGTTCAATAATCGTTAAATCAGAGTGTAATGCAATCCAGTAAATTAAATTGCCAAGTTGACATAAACCACCACCAATATCTTTACCGATTTGTCCATTATGCAGTGAGAGACCTTCTAAAAAGCCACGTTCTTTAGACGGTCGCCCCACTTTTTGCCAAATTGAAAATCGTTGATTAGGCTTAATTATTGAACCGTTTATCTGTTCAATTGCTAAGCGAAGATTAGTGATTTTGTTATATTGCAAATACATATCAACATCTTTTAGTTGTCTTAACAATACAGATTGATGTTTTTTATGAGAATAGCAGCAAGTATTATTATTTTTATCTATTACGCAATAGGCGTGACGGTTGCGCCACCAATCTAATTTACGCTTAACAATAAAGTACTCTTTACCTAACCTTAATCTTAACTGACTGCGTTTTTTAGGTTTTTCTACAATAGTGTTTTGCATACAACGCCATCCTAACTACTGAATTGATTATTTTTTAGTGATAAATAATTAATACTTAACTTATCAAGAAAAACAAAAAGCTTTAAATTCATTTGGCTATAATCATGTTTTCGTAACATATCGGGCGTATCAACAAAACGATAATTTGCAGCTTGATTCAGATCGTTTAACGAATGAGAAATGAGTTTTTCAACGACTTCATGTGTTAATTCTAAATGACATTGAAATCCATAAACAAATTTATCATAAGCAATAATTTGCCGCGGACAACCTTCACTATACGCAATTATTTGAGCATCTTTTGTTAATCCCGGCATATCATTGTGCCAATGACCTACCGCTAATTTATCACCAAAATGCGTAAATAAAGAGTGATGCTTTCCAACTTCAGTTAATGTAATTGGAAATTTGCCAATTTCTTTTTCTGGGCTATGTTCATGAGTCGCACCTAATGCTTCACCAATCAATTGTGAACCTAAACAAACACCAATAACGACTTTATCTGCTTTAATAGCAGACAAAATGACTGCTTGTTCAGCTAATGAATCAAAATGTGCACACTCTTGCTTTGTTGTTGCTGGTGATTGTGGTCCGCCCATGATGATTAAAAAGTCAATGTGATTGATATTATCAGGTAGTGCTTCACCAAGATAAACCCGCGAATAACTAATAGTATGTTGATGTATTTTCGCCCATTGCTCATAAGCACCTGGTGCTTCAAATTCTTCGTGAATAATAAAATGTATATGCATGGGTTCCTAATTCCTAATGTATTAAAATTATTAGATTAATAAATAATAAGTTCAGTATTAATTATTTAAAAAACACTCTACAGTATATTAAGCAATAACAGTTATAAAAACAAAATATTTGTATTTCAATAATTATCATTTGCAATGATAAATTCAATCAATACCATTATAGTCATTTAAATAAATGCTAATTTCTAGCCTTAAAATTAAATGAATAAGTGTTACAGTTAATTGACATTTTGTATCCATTATTTAGCTTGCTAACAGAGTAATTTTAATCATGCTAATAATGGTTATTTAACTATAACCTGATAAAAAATATACACAATCAAGTTAAAAAAAATATAATAACAGATTGAAAATCATACAAATAAATTATATCCTTTATACAAAATGTAATGTACATATATTAAAGTTAATAATGGGAATATTTCATTTTAAAAAATAATAAATAAAATTTAGCTTGTTAGGATATGTAAGGAAGTAATGGAAACATCTTTTTTAAAAACAGCATCAGCCAGTGTTAACGCACTTTCTAAAACGGTTTTAAAAAATCGTGATTCGCTTGAAATTGATATTATAACCAATAGATTAATTTCTATTTTTCCAGTTGCAATAGACGAACAATTAAATCAATCTTGCGATTATTCAATTATTTCCACTTTCAGCTACAAAAAATTATCGGTCAACCCAATGTTAGATCTAAATGATTGATTTATTAAAATCAACGAAAATGTCATTGAGTTGAGAATCATCGATAATGTCTACTTAAAATGTAACGCGATGAAAAAACGAGCGTTAACAAAAAAGAACTATTTTATTAAAAATGAGTGAGATTAATGATAAACGCTGTACGAAAAAAGGTTAAAAATGTTCAATGAACTAAATCGGTACGATAATTTTAGACGATATCGTTATCTTTTAATTGATAATAGGGTTGTACTTCATTGGGCAAATCCGTTATCACTTGAAAAACTAACTCAACAATTTGGCGAAAATAAAGCTTTTGGTGAAAAAAAACTAACAACAGTATTACGTACTGATCTAGATTACGATCCAAGTGTTTGCCCGACATTGATTCAATTAGCAGAGCCAAGTATATTGACCGATGATGTCATTATTGATGACATTAGCCGACAAGCCACATTAGAGCGTTTTTGGTCACAACGTTATATCTGTGCTTATCTGGTTAGTGACCAAAAACCGTCAGCGTTGGCAAAACAATTAATTAATATCGGTAATTCAATTGGTCGAACTTTAAAAGGATCGTATTACCCATTTTTTGAGCCTTTTCGGATGCAATTTTTAGATGAAGTAGGTTCAAATCAAAGTAAAGCGTGGTTAAAAGCGCAATTTTCTCAAATTTACAACTATTATTATCCTTCAATTCATAATGGTAAATTTATTCAATTTACTGCTAATAAAGAACCTATGCCAGAAAAAAGTTGGGATGTTGATGACAATCTGCCTATTAAAAATATTCGAATAATTCGTACTTTGGTTAATGCTTGGGCAAATAACCGATTACAATTTGAAGAGCAACAATCTTTACCATTATCAAAAGATGTTATCACTGAGGCGACACAATTGGTTGAGCAAGCCAAGCAATTAGGTTTAGTTGATGCTGGTGATATCTTATTTTGGGGAATTTGTGGCTTAAGGTACCATCAAGCCTTTACCCAAAATCCAAAAGTTTTAATGCTAACTGAGCTTGCTAAAAAAACACCTGGAACACTATCAACACAAGTTAATAATGCCAATATTATTATTGAAAGTACAAACATTAAGTAAATTAGATAAATAAAACAATAAAATAATAAGGAATAGCCAACATGCAAAAAGAAATAAATACCGCCAATCAAAATAAGAAACAAGCGGCTGGTAAATGTCCTGTATGTGAGCGGAAAGGGATTCCGGTGTTTTTACTGCGTCAGGCGGTAATTAAATTAGCTCCGTTTGAAGGCGCAAAAAGTGATTTTGATTATCAATCGTTAGCTAATTATGCACAAAAAATAAACTTTAAAAATCGCATGCCTGACGAACAGTTAAAAGATTATGGTTATATTTTGCGTACCCTGCGCAATGGTTATGTTTATGTGATGCAACAAAAAGGGGATGATATTAATACACGAATACTTGAAGCTTATGAGTGTATTGATGGTGCATTACGTTTAAAAGATGCTTATAGTTTAAGTGGTACAGAACCAAGACCATTATCAAAAGCGTGTTACAATGCCTGTCACTCCATTCCAGCCTCATTTATTAATTTGGATGATCGAATCTATACCAATGCATGGGTAGCGTATGTATCACAACCATGGTCTAGCGAAACAATTAATCAATATATTAAAGAACAAGACAAACTGGCACTGTCTCGTTTTACCCATATTGATATAACCAAATTGAAAGACGATCCCGACCAAGCAACTAACAATCGAGCAGTACCTTTTGCGGATATTTTTGGCAAAGCGGATGATACCGAAAGTGTCAGTAACGTACTTGAATTTAGAATAAAAAAAGCCCCACTGCCAAACTTCAGATCGGCACATCCATTTGTCAGTCTATATAATCAAAAACGTTTTTTTGCCTACCATGTCAATCGATTATCAGATTCCTCATGTGGTGTCGTTGTGGAAGACACCTTTGGTATTGCTGAAGAGCTAAACTCTCAGCGACTTTCGCATTTACATATATTCAATGAAAAACCACTGACCGATGACGAATTAAAACTTGCTGAAGAAGTTATTGATAATTTGGATGACATCGATAAAGAAACCAAAATTTATGAACAACGCGCCAAAAATATGCTCAAAACAATCAATCCATATTTGCAACAACGCTTTAAATATTATGAAGCTGGAATGTTAAAAAAACGGATGATATTTGAATTGATGACTCAGTACCGTCAGTCAATTGTAACGTTTTATGATCGTGAAATTGCTAAAGTAGAGGAAGAGATTAAAAAAGTTGTAAATTCTGGTGATGATAATTTTAGTTATTACGGTATCCCTCCATCAATAAAAATGCAAGCTAAAATAGGTAAACTATCGTCAGACAAAAAGCAAGCATTAGACGATTTTGATGATTGTGTTAATCAAGATACAATTCAGAATTTTACTAGCGAATTAGAGTCAGCTTATAACCAAGTCGTTAATTATTGTCGAGAATGGTCACAAGATTATTATACTTATGTCCGCTGGTTGTTTGGTAAGCAAGAGTTTATATCGGACTATGGTCAATCAAAACCAAGCAGTTTTAACCTAGTCCATTTTTGGCAACGTGAATTTGATTTTTCGGTTGAAACAGCCTTGATGGCGCATGTAACAGAAGTTACGCAAATACTATTAGATTCAACTCATTCAGAAATAAAATTTGCCAATGATAGTGCTTTGTGGGATGAACTGCTTAGCAATCCAGAAAGTATCTATTACATTATTGACTATAATAATCCTAAAGGTATTGATCGTGATGAAGAAGTGTATGTTGAACTGACGGATAACCGACTGCTCAAACCTAACGATATAATATCAAATGTTTTGAGTTTTGCACCTGTTGTAAATAAAGTAATTGAAGAAGTAAACAAAGACGCACTAAAAAGAAAACAATATATATTAGAACAAAATAAAGCACAGTTAGAAGCTGAAATTAAAATCAATCAGCAAAACATAGAACAACTGGAAAGCAAAAAAAAGAGTATTCCAGTCCATAATCAAACTGAAATTCAAGAATTGATAAAGGCAAAAAGAAAGTACAACGCTGAAATTCAAACATTAAATAAAGAGCTTGAAAAGGTTAATCAACAAATGTCAGAAATGGCTCAACCAAATGTGTCAAACTTAGGGCAGAGCGCTAATAAAAATGATTTATTAAATCGTACAGCCCTTAAAAAGCAAGCTGTACTAATTAAAGATAAATTACATATACCTATAAAATCACAGTGGATGCGGCTTAACGCTTTTGATCAACTAACCAGAATCGGAGCCATGCCCGTTGAAATTAATATACAGATAAAACCTGAGAATATCGCTAAAATCCAAAATTTATTTACTCAAATGCAGCGAGGTTTTTTTAATCGAGGTCTTTATCATCCGCATGAGCAGGAATTTTTGCAAAATTTTGACATTGATGAAGAGGTAACCAAAACAGGTACAACTAAAACCAGAAAAGCTAAATTTACGCTCTGTTTTCCAGACAAAGTAACAAGAAGTTTATTTGTCGAGTTTATTAAGAAAACCAATGGGATATTAAACCCCTACGAATTAAAAAAATTTATTGAAAATGCGTATAAAGACTATTTTAAGCTAATTTATAAACAAAAAAATCTTCAAGCACAGCTTGAGAATGCAACCAAAAATAAAACGTCAATCAATGAAAAAATAAATCAAGGTAGTAGCAAAAATACTAGCAATAAAACCACAAAAATAAACCAAAAAATAGAAAAGATAGGAGATCTTTCAAACAAAAATAAAATTGGTTTAGAAACTGTCATTAATAAAATTGAGTTAGAAGGCGTTAATAACGAAATCAAAATTGGAAAAATAACTTTTGCCATTAATCTGGCTGTGGATGCAATATCATGTGTTGTCACTTTGATGAATATAAAAGACACTCTCAAAGAGTGGGGAGTTGCTAAAGAGGGCAGTGGCGAACAAAAAGTAAAAGTACAACTAATAAAAGATGTGGTATCACTAGCTTTAATGAGTATTGATTTAACCAGTCAATATCAAAATATTAAACTCAATAAGCAATTAGAAAATGCTATTAATACCAATAAACAAGCCATTCGTAGTCAATTAAAATTAAATACTCTAATTAGTAAAACAGTTTCCAGAGTAACAACAGTAATCACCGTTCTTGAAGCCATTGGTGAGTTAAAAAGTTCGTTTGATATGGTGGATATGGAGGATAAACAATATTTTAAATTAAGGGTTTTTGGAGTGGCTCTTACTGTGTTTGGTTGTATCATAGCATTAGCAGGGACATTATTAACCATTATTGTTGGTGCTATTTTTGCTATTGCGGGCGGAGTTGCCATTTTATTTAGTAAAAAGTATGATAAATACACGCCTATTCAGCATTGGTTAAATCGTTGCTATTTTGGCAAACAAGCAGAGCTAGAATATTTAGGTTATGACGTTTATCATGAAGAAGAACGCTATTCACACAGTGGTTTTGGTTTAGCGCTCAATGACTATACTGTTATGATCTATGGCATTCAAACCTTTATCCGTTTGCAATCGCTTTATAATGGTGCCCCTGTTGTACCAATGCCTGATTCTGCCAATATGTTGCAGCAACATATCTATTTTTATGTTGATATTCCCGATTTTGCCAAAGCCAATCCTAACGAAGTGCTAACGGCTTCCATCCGTTTATATCTTTATAACTGGGAATATCTTGATAACCAATCCAGTGTGATAACCGATAAATATATCGATTTAAAATGCCGCGTAACAACCAACGGTATTGAAGTTTTAGAGATTAAAAATAGCCCTGGAACCGACAAATCTATTTGCACCGATAAAAAAATGTATTTCAATAAATATGAACTGCCGTCATTAATAAGCAAGTTTCCTTCCTCAACTGGGGAGCGTTATATCGATGAGCCGGCTGAATTTCAATTAACGCAAACTCTAGGGAATGGAACAAAAGTGATCGAAAGTAAACCAAAATTTAGTGATGTTAAAAATGTTATGGTTAAGCAGGGTGATAGTATTGACAGTGATGGGCTAATTATTAACAAATGGATTGCAGGCACAATTGGTGCTAATAGTATTAAAAAATACCATATAATCATTGAGTATAATAACCGTGAAGCAGTCCCATTAATTATTACCAAAAAGTCTAACAAAATTAATTAACGAAAAGGAATAACAATGCCATCACAATATCGTCCACAAATATTAGGCTGGATAGGGGATTTAGATAAAGGCTCAAAAAATATTTCAGGTGCCGATGATCGCTTACTGTATGCTAACGATAATTATTGTGCTTTTCTTCGTAAAACATCATCTGATCAGGTTTTTTATTTATGTATTTTTACTATAGTTTTTATTGGATTAATACCGACAATTTATTTAGGTTTTTCATTACTATCTGATTTACTATATAAAAATGAAAGTTTAATGTCACTTGTTATTATTATCGGACAAATTGCTTGCTTTCTTGCTATATATATATCCATACCCGAAATTTATCAAAATCTTTTTACACGGCGAGGATGCCCAATAATCTTTAATCGTAAAACCAATAAAGTGTATATTAATGAAAGTTATTTCTTTAATTTTACTTCGTTTAAAAATCCGATTCATTTTTTACAGCCTAATAAAAAACGAATAAAAGAGTATGATTGGGCCGATTTACATGGGGTTGTGGTGCATAACTTTTCCACCTATTCACTCAATACTACTATTTTAATGGTGTGTGAGCCGGGTACGCATAAAACTATTGACCATGTGCTATTAGATCCACTGCGTAATGGTATTGGTAGTTATCAGGTTTGGGGGTGGGTCAATAATTTTATGTGCTTTAACGATCTAATCAGTTTAAACGACGGGAAATATACGTGGGAGCAAGAAACACCTTTTAAAAAGGATATCATCCAAGATCAAGGTTGGCCGGAATGGATGGTG
The sequence above is drawn from the Gilliamella apicola genome and encodes:
- a CDS encoding DUF6708 domain-containing protein, which translates into the protein MPSQYRPQILGWIGDLDKGSKNISGADDRLLYANDNYCAFLRKTSSDQVFYLCIFTIVFIGLIPTIYLGFSLLSDLLYKNESLMSLVIIIGQIACFLAIYISIPEIYQNLFTRRGCPIIFNRKTNKVYINESYFFNFTSFKNPIHFLQPNKKRIKEYDWADLHGVVVHNFSTYSLNTTILMVCEPGTHKTIDHVLLDPLRNGIGSYQVWGWVNNFMCFNDLISLNDGKYTWEQETPFKKDIIQDQGWPEWMVEAFNALSPEHLTEIKQKYHVQ
- a CDS encoding type 1 glutamine amidotransferase, whose product is MHIHFIIHEEFEAPGAYEQWAKIHQHTISYSRVYLGEALPDNINHIDFLIIMGGPQSPATTKQECAHFDSLAEQAVILSAIKADKVVIGVCLGSQLIGEALGATHEHSPEKEIGKFPITLTEVGKHHSLFTHFGDKLAVGHWHNDMPGLTKDAQIIAYSEGCPRQIIAYDKFVYGFQCHLELTHEVVEKLISHSLNDLNQAANYRFVDTPDMLRKHDYSQMNLKLFVFLDKLSINYLSLKNNQFSS
- a CDS encoding toxin VasX; its protein translation is MQKEINTANQNKKQAAGKCPVCERKGIPVFLLRQAVIKLAPFEGAKSDFDYQSLANYAQKINFKNRMPDEQLKDYGYILRTLRNGYVYVMQQKGDDINTRILEAYECIDGALRLKDAYSLSGTEPRPLSKACYNACHSIPASFINLDDRIYTNAWVAYVSQPWSSETINQYIKEQDKLALSRFTHIDITKLKDDPDQATNNRAVPFADIFGKADDTESVSNVLEFRIKKAPLPNFRSAHPFVSLYNQKRFFAYHVNRLSDSSCGVVVEDTFGIAEELNSQRLSHLHIFNEKPLTDDELKLAEEVIDNLDDIDKETKIYEQRAKNMLKTINPYLQQRFKYYEAGMLKKRMIFELMTQYRQSIVTFYDREIAKVEEEIKKVVNSGDDNFSYYGIPPSIKMQAKIGKLSSDKKQALDDFDDCVNQDTIQNFTSELESAYNQVVNYCREWSQDYYTYVRWLFGKQEFISDYGQSKPSSFNLVHFWQREFDFSVETALMAHVTEVTQILLDSTHSEIKFANDSALWDELLSNPESIYYIIDYNNPKGIDRDEEVYVELTDNRLLKPNDIISNVLSFAPVVNKVIEEVNKDALKRKQYILEQNKAQLEAEIKINQQNIEQLESKKKSIPVHNQTEIQELIKAKRKYNAEIQTLNKELEKVNQQMSEMAQPNVSNLGQSANKNDLLNRTALKKQAVLIKDKLHIPIKSQWMRLNAFDQLTRIGAMPVEINIQIKPENIAKIQNLFTQMQRGFFNRGLYHPHEQEFLQNFDIDEEVTKTGTTKTRKAKFTLCFPDKVTRSLFVEFIKKTNGILNPYELKKFIENAYKDYFKLIYKQKNLQAQLENATKNKTSINEKINQGSSKNTSNKTTKINQKIEKIGDLSNKNKIGLETVINKIELEGVNNEIKIGKITFAINLAVDAISCVVTLMNIKDTLKEWGVAKEGSGEQKVKVQLIKDVVSLALMSIDLTSQYQNIKLNKQLENAINTNKQAIRSQLKLNTLISKTVSRVTTVITVLEAIGELKSSFDMVDMEDKQYFKLRVFGVALTVFGCIIALAGTLLTIIVGAIFAIAGGVAILFSKKYDKYTPIQHWLNRCYFGKQAELEYLGYDVYHEEERYSHSGFGLALNDYTVMIYGIQTFIRLQSLYNGAPVVPMPDSANMLQQHIYFYVDIPDFAKANPNEVLTASIRLYLYNWEYLDNQSSVITDKYIDLKCRVTTNGIEVLEIKNSPGTDKSICTDKKMYFNKYELPSLISKFPSSTGERYIDEPAEFQLTQTLGNGTKVIESKPKFSDVKNVMVKQGDSIDSDGLIINKWIAGTIGANSIKKYHIIIEYNNREAVPLIITKKSNKIN
- a CDS encoding VanW family protein; protein product: MQNTIVEKPKKRSQLRLRLGKEYFIVKRKLDWWRNRHAYCVIDKNNNTCCYSHKKHQSVLLRQLKDVDMYLQYNKITNLRLAIEQINGSIIKPNQRFSIWQKVGRPSKERGFLEGLSLHNGQIGKDIGGGLCQLGNLIYWIALHSDLTIIERWRHSFDVFPDVNRTIPFACGATLSYNYVDLQLLNKTNTTYRLNLWLDDKYLHGELLANTPLSYHYEIFETDHVIEQQWWGGYTRHNKIWQRKIHLLDNHIEENLISENHAIMMYTPYLTQQN